One window of the Mixophyes fleayi isolate aMixFle1 chromosome 6, aMixFle1.hap1, whole genome shotgun sequence genome contains the following:
- the TSEN54 gene encoding tRNA-splicing endonuclease subunit Sen54, with product MLSPAELLAVRSREKILPQRSHGQKDFLPDGSEVQNEKLQICRSQQWELLGEDRVERLGSLGRGVWKPKEELVELTLPAGKFWQTMGYTEGGKQCLLAEEAVYLLECGTIQLFHRDLPLSVQEAYERLLSHGTRTLLHYQVYSHLKRLGYIVTRFNPSSIQSPYERQLNLESCIVPHRKRKRSSSPRSEVKSESETIGNNGKEDSNLTNSNILCAGTKNVQSCPKLMACVPDVLGNRKVDGQQENSDDQLRSMRAGSEILTKGFEPHKKPQSRNSQAAARTGSTGTMCEKSSRWDFTKICFPNCASDQPCTQLPAPEPALLPENVSGHQVNISCWLEKLNLRRERVSRREQEQGEWEHRYKTSINADPKIKKCINWTQYKEFLRERRLESHLETPAHLWASTVRPLLTPGHARTTASVLEQITVMSQSTLLDAGKRLQDMKNIPQIHFNLYQADGTSEFKKSKPGKPYARLCVRSFDEQIPSLGTVRNLAYQSGDVPVVFAVVDCGEIAFYTFKDFKLPVDVYP from the exons ATGTTGAG TCCAGCTGAGCTGCTAGCAGTGCGGAGTCGGGAGAAAATCCTCCCACAACGCTCTCATGGACAGAAAGACTTCCTGCCAGATGGGTCAGAGGTGCAGAATGAGAAGCTACAGATCTGCCGTTCCCAGCAGTGGGAGCTGCTGGGAGAAGATCGCGTGGAGCGCCT GGGAAGCTTGGGAAGAGGGGTGTGGAAGCCAAAGGAAGAATTGGTGGAACTGACATTGCCCGCG GGCAAATTTTGGCAGACCATGGGGTACACAGAGGGAGGGAAGCAGTGTCTGTTAGCTGAAGAAGCGGTCTACTTGCTTGAGTGT GGAACTATTCAACTGTTCCACAGGGATCTGCCACTTTCTGTCCAGGAGGCCTACGAGAGGTTGCTATCTCATGGAACCAGAACTTTGCTGCACTATCAG GTTTATAGCCATTTGAAGAGATTGGGCTACATTGTTACTCGTTTTAACCCAAG CTCCATACAGTCGCCATACGAGAGGCAGCTCAATTTGGAGAGCTGCATCGTGCCTCATCGAAAACGCAAAAGAAGTTCAAGCCCACG TTCAGAAGTGAAATCTGAGTCGGAGACGATTGGCAACAATGGCAAAGAAGATAGTAACTTGACCAATAGTAATATACTTTGTGCAGGAACAAAGAATGTCCAATCTTGCCCAAAGCTCATGGCATGTGTGCCAGATGTATTAGGGAACCGGAAAGTTGATGGCCAACAAGAAAATTCCGACGACCAGTTGAGAAGCATGCGAGCGGGAAGTGAAATACTAACCAAAGGATTTGAGCCTCACAAGAAACCGCAAAGTAGAAATTCCCAAGCTGCCGCTCGTACAGGGAGCACCGGAACAATGTGCGAGAAGAGTTCCCGATGGGACTTCACCAAAATCTGCTTTCCAAACTGCGCTTCTGATCAACCCTGCACCCAGCTCCCTGCTCCAGAGCCGGCTTTGTTACCAGAAAACGTGAGCGGCCACCAGGTGAACATATCTTGCTGGTTAGAGAAGCTAAACTTGCGTCGGGAGAGGGTGTCCCGAAGAGAGCAAGAGCAAGGGGAGTGGGAACACAGATACAAAACAAGTATCAATGCAGACCCCAAAATAAAGAAATGCATCAATTGGACGCAATATAAGGAGTTCCTGCGGGAGAGAAGACTTGAGAGCCACTTGGAGACACCGGCACATCTTTGGGCAAGTACCGTCAGACCACTGCTAACGCCTGGACATGCGAGAACTACAG CCTCTGTTTTAGAGCAGATCACAGTGATGAGTCAGTCCACTTTGCTGGATGCTGGTAAGAG ACTTCAGGACATGAAGAATATACCACAAATTCACTTTAATTTGTATCAGGCTGATGGTACCTCAGAATTCAAGAAATCCAAACCAGGCAAACCATATGCACGGCTGTGTGTGCGCAG CTTTGATGAGCAGATCCCCTCCCTGGGCACTGTGAGGAACCTGGCGTATCAGAGTGGAGATGTCCCTGTCGTGTTTGCTGTGGTGGATTGCGGGGAAATAGCCTTTTATACCTTCAAAGATTTTAAGCTGCCTGTGGATGTTTACCCCTGA